A single window of Sporosarcina sp. Marseille-Q4943 DNA harbors:
- a CDS encoding beta-propeller domain-containing protein: MKLRKPVIWFGIAMIMVMVVTGVVMFMEKVNVFATGTALSDNGWKAHFSEPLAKEAITNGYVYVTDRDGEKVGAELVLTDKGRTLQVEGLQPGNYTLRMEQKAVNSQFKSLKKKKVDFIVYDSIESISSAADLKLYFERAKDMQSVSVSEDMAGSSEKATMESAKAESSDAVGGGDHSSTNIQVEGVDESDMVKTDGDYVYSVFGGTSVKVIDIRNPKKMKVAAEIKPNDDYYPTQLFLHDDLLIVLGDKMVRYPKRSASQAEIMPMNSLTTIRLYNIEKPEKPVLIREIGVEGYLKSARKTDGMLYLVTNVHPYLWAMEEIEGDALRPRIFDSNEKEKEFMDFKDISILPGAIDPSYSVIAAIDLTSPKTSQLETKGFLGSSDQMYMTKDHLYLTALKYETSTNSRGAEIMIWNPGRADTEIFKFKLDGTNVEFHRSAELGGTILNQFSMDEYKGNFRVVMTEGNMWDERNPSKNHLYILNENMELTGSVKGLAKGERIYSARFMGDKAYMVTFRETDPLFVIDVADPVNPTVLGELKIPGFSNYLHPLDENHLIGFGYETSAQKNPSGGEPLILTKGMKISLFDVTDFHNPEEKFTEIIGGRGTYSPLQYDHKALLQHKKKNLFGFPVSIYEEGEKEFEVDFTGAGALVYEITPDRGIVLKGDLVQKKASGQQYEEWETQVQRLVYSGESLFTLSMDEVKSYSLDSFKEISTLKMK, translated from the coding sequence ATGAAATTGAGAAAGCCGGTTATTTGGTTTGGCATAGCTATGATCATGGTCATGGTCGTTACGGGTGTCGTAATGTTCATGGAGAAGGTGAATGTTTTCGCGACGGGTACGGCACTCAGTGACAACGGGTGGAAGGCGCATTTCTCTGAGCCTTTGGCGAAGGAAGCCATTACGAATGGGTATGTATATGTGACCGATCGTGACGGGGAGAAGGTCGGGGCGGAATTGGTATTGACGGATAAAGGCCGAACATTGCAAGTGGAAGGGCTGCAGCCGGGCAACTATACGTTGCGAATGGAGCAAAAAGCGGTGAATAGCCAATTCAAATCGCTCAAGAAGAAAAAAGTCGATTTCATCGTCTATGATTCCATCGAATCGATCAGCTCTGCTGCAGATTTGAAATTGTATTTTGAGAGAGCGAAAGATATGCAGTCTGTATCGGTGAGCGAAGACATGGCAGGATCTTCGGAAAAGGCTACCATGGAAAGTGCTAAAGCCGAATCATCGGATGCAGTAGGCGGAGGCGACCATTCGTCGACGAATATCCAAGTGGAAGGGGTCGATGAGTCGGATATGGTAAAAACGGATGGCGATTATGTATACTCCGTATTCGGAGGGACATCCGTGAAAGTCATCGATATCCGGAATCCGAAAAAGATGAAAGTCGCTGCAGAAATTAAACCGAATGACGACTATTATCCGACACAGCTCTTTTTACATGACGACTTGCTGATCGTTCTCGGGGATAAAATGGTGCGCTATCCGAAGAGGTCGGCTTCCCAGGCGGAAATCATGCCGATGAATAGTTTGACGACTATCCGTTTATACAATATTGAGAAGCCTGAAAAACCAGTGTTAATTCGCGAAATCGGCGTGGAAGGCTATTTGAAAAGCGCACGGAAGACGGATGGGATGCTTTATCTCGTGACGAATGTGCATCCATACCTTTGGGCGATGGAAGAAATTGAAGGTGACGCATTGCGTCCTCGTATTTTTGATTCGAATGAAAAAGAAAAGGAATTCATGGACTTCAAGGATATCTCGATTTTGCCAGGCGCAATTGATCCTTCCTATTCCGTCATCGCGGCAATCGACTTGACGTCGCCGAAAACTTCACAGCTCGAAACGAAAGGGTTTCTCGGAAGCAGCGATCAGATGTACATGACGAAGGACCATTTATATTTGACAGCATTGAAATATGAAACGAGCACGAATTCCCGTGGAGCCGAAATCATGATTTGGAATCCTGGAAGAGCGGATACGGAAATCTTCAAGTTCAAGCTGGACGGCACGAATGTGGAGTTTCACCGCTCGGCGGAGTTGGGCGGCACGATTTTGAACCAATTTTCAATGGATGAATACAAAGGGAATTTCCGGGTCGTCATGACGGAAGGGAATATGTGGGACGAGAGAAACCCTTCGAAAAACCATCTTTACATTTTGAATGAAAACATGGAGTTGACCGGTTCAGTGAAAGGCCTTGCGAAAGGGGAGCGCATCTATTCGGCGCGGTTCATGGGGGATAAAGCGTATATGGTGACGTTCCGGGAGACCGACCCGCTTTTCGTCATCGATGTTGCAGATCCGGTGAATCCGACAGTGTTGGGCGAATTGAAAATACCGGGCTTCTCGAATTATTTGCACCCATTGGATGAAAATCATTTAATCGGTTTCGGATATGAAACGTCCGCGCAGAAAAATCCGTCGGGTGGCGAGCCGTTGATTCTGACAAAAGGGATGAAAATCTCACTCTTCGATGTAACCGATTTCCATAATCCGGAAGAAAAGTTTACGGAAATCATTGGAGGGCGGGGAACGTATTCACCTCTTCAATATGACCATAAAGCGCTGTTACAGCATAAAAAGAAAAACCTCTTCGGCTTCCCGGTGAGCATTTATGAAGAAGGGGAGAAGGAGTTCGAGGTCGACTTTACAGGTGCCGGAGCGTTAGTATATGAAATCACACCTGACCGTGGCATCGTGCTGAAGGGCGATTTGGTGCAAAAGAAAGCATCAGGCCAGCAATACGAAGAGTGGGAAACACAGGTTCAACGATTGGTGTACAGTGGCGAAAGCTTGTTTACATTATCCATGGACGAAGTCAAAAGCTATTCGCTCGATTCCTTTAAGGAAATCAGCACGTTGAAGATGAAATGA
- a CDS encoding EAL domain-containing protein codes for MKSANQTNRTELPLVMDSLIEFLMVTRTDGEGLITYTNHNFLASSNWTPKRILGKSFWQMFSENEHNQAQAHAIWNRLSNGKPWFGKVEKLTRHGESYYVQMLATPVLNEEGSLDSCTFLELDITEEIKLKEKLQQIAFIDFETGLMSRHKLETLVNEYIEENRHFSFVYIAIDHYYTLKDLQSYDSESVLIHEFTNRLKRFFQGDPIARVGVSQFVVLTSFGDWFVQGFLEFLKEQPIYVENHSLPLSVSGGIVRFPEDQSSYSHLYKAALAATKTITETGGGRISSLSAESHKVLNRRSLIDKKMLTALDHHNLQVVYQPQLDIATGKVLVYEALVRWEDEEIGHIQPDELIPIAEENGLIHAIGAYVIEEAATLAVKLMADKPDIRISVNSSVREFGDSSQMKEKLTGILERTKCPADKLELEITEKFAFQAEQEHAIVQQMKAFEEAGIRFTLDDFGTGYASFRYIQQLPISKVKIDKVFINSLLTMPKTRQLVEGMILLGKSMGLYVIAEGVETEEQFEALKEMGVDAVQGYYIGGPVKGNEIS; via the coding sequence ATGAAATCGGCAAACCAAACAAATAGAACTGAACTGCCGCTTGTCATGGACAGTCTAATAGAGTTCTTAATGGTGACCCGTACGGATGGTGAAGGCTTGATCACTTATACGAATCACAACTTCTTAGCTTCAAGCAATTGGACACCAAAACGTATTCTCGGAAAATCTTTTTGGCAAATGTTTTCCGAGAATGAACATAACCAGGCGCAAGCCCATGCAATATGGAACCGTTTGTCGAACGGAAAGCCCTGGTTCGGCAAAGTCGAAAAACTGACGCGTCACGGTGAATCCTACTACGTTCAAATGTTGGCGACCCCGGTACTGAACGAAGAAGGCTCACTCGATTCCTGCACATTTTTAGAGCTCGATATTACTGAAGAAATCAAGCTGAAGGAGAAGCTCCAACAAATCGCCTTCATCGATTTCGAGACCGGACTGATGAGCCGGCACAAATTAGAGACGTTGGTCAATGAATATATCGAAGAGAATAGGCATTTTTCGTTCGTCTACATAGCAATCGATCACTATTATACACTGAAAGATCTTCAGTCGTATGATTCGGAATCGGTTTTGATCCATGAATTCACGAATCGGTTGAAACGGTTTTTCCAAGGGGATCCGATCGCAAGGGTCGGCGTAAGCCAATTTGTCGTGTTGACGTCCTTCGGGGATTGGTTCGTCCAAGGATTCCTTGAATTTTTGAAAGAGCAGCCGATCTACGTTGAAAACCACTCACTGCCGTTATCTGTAAGTGGCGGCATCGTGCGCTTCCCGGAAGATCAATCCTCCTATTCTCATTTATATAAAGCGGCATTGGCAGCGACGAAGACGATTACCGAGACAGGCGGAGGACGAATTTCCTCATTATCCGCCGAGTCCCATAAAGTGTTGAACCGCCGTTCCCTCATTGACAAGAAAATGCTGACAGCGCTCGACCATCACAATTTGCAGGTAGTCTATCAGCCACAATTGGATATTGCAACAGGGAAGGTTCTCGTGTACGAAGCGCTTGTCCGTTGGGAGGACGAGGAAATCGGTCATATCCAGCCGGATGAACTGATTCCAATTGCGGAAGAAAACGGCTTGATCCATGCGATCGGGGCCTACGTTATTGAAGAAGCCGCTACCCTTGCCGTGAAGCTGATGGCCGATAAGCCAGATATCCGCATTTCCGTCAATTCATCAGTGCGGGAGTTCGGCGACTCATCACAAATGAAAGAAAAACTGACAGGCATTTTGGAAAGGACGAAGTGCCCAGCGGACAAACTCGAATTGGAAATTACTGAAAAGTTTGCTTTCCAAGCTGAGCAGGAGCACGCAATCGTCCAACAAATGAAAGCGTTTGAAGAGGCAGGCATCCGCTTCACGCTCGATGATTTCGGCACGGGGTACGCCTCCTTCCGTTACATCCAGCAATTGCCGATTTCAAAAGTGAAAATCGATAAAGTATTCATTAATTCGCTGCTCACGATGCCGAAAACAAGGCAGCTCGTCGAGGGAATGATCCTTCTCGGCAAATCGATGGGGCTGTATGTCATTGCAGAAGGCGTAGAAACCGAGGAGCAGTTCGAAGCGTTGAAGGAAATGGGCGTCGATGCCGTACAAGGCTATTATATCGGAGGTCCAGTAAAAGGGAATGAGATTTCATAA
- a CDS encoding DMT family transporter: MKRAKGIFMIITGAMLWGATGPMMEWIFDTGKMSVSFMLIIRLLLAGLALLLILKLKGVHITRPLRHKVWLRQMCIFGIIGMLGVQFTFAGSIHTSNAVIATLFQFLAPIYIILFVSIRQKARPPAAQVIGMVVTMAGLFLLLTNGTLSGFALTKEALFFGLAVGFTFAFYTLYPVQLMNEWGVLLSVGWGMLIGGFTLLVLNILNFGKELHALGDMNLSLMLLLVIVVGTAAFLLFLGSMKYISPVETSILSSFEPLTAMIISVLWFGSILGLWQMVGGVIMLLGVTGLSVAGSKKKEEEGITPEP, translated from the coding sequence GTGAAAAGAGCAAAAGGAATTTTCATGATCATAACGGGAGCGATGTTATGGGGGGCGACCGGGCCGATGATGGAGTGGATTTTTGATACGGGCAAAATGTCCGTCTCCTTCATGCTCATCATTCGGTTGCTCCTTGCCGGGCTGGCGCTCCTTCTCATTTTGAAATTGAAAGGCGTGCACATCACACGCCCGCTTCGCCATAAAGTATGGCTACGTCAAATGTGCATCTTCGGTATCATCGGAATGCTCGGTGTCCAATTTACGTTCGCGGGCTCCATCCATACGAGCAACGCGGTTATTGCGACGCTGTTTCAGTTCCTGGCGCCGATTTATATTATCCTCTTCGTCTCGATCAGGCAAAAAGCACGTCCACCTGCAGCCCAAGTAATTGGAATGGTCGTCACGATGGCGGGCCTATTCCTCCTTCTGACGAACGGGACACTCTCCGGCTTCGCATTGACAAAGGAGGCGCTTTTCTTCGGTTTGGCGGTAGGATTTACATTCGCATTTTACACGTTGTATCCTGTACAACTTATGAATGAATGGGGAGTCCTCCTCTCTGTCGGATGGGGGATGCTCATCGGGGGTTTCACACTCCTCGTCTTGAACATCCTGAACTTCGGCAAAGAACTCCATGCGCTCGGAGACATGAACTTATCTCTCATGCTCTTGCTCGTCATCGTCGTTGGAACGGCTGCATTCCTCCTTTTCCTCGGCAGCATGAAATATATTTCGCCGGTTGAAACGAGCATCCTCTCAAGCTTCGAACCGCTGACGGCGATGATCATTTCGGTCCTCTGGTTCGGCAGCATCTTAGGCTTATGGCAAATGGTCGGAGGGGTAATCATGCTCCTCGGCGTCACGGGCCTTTCAGTGGCGGGAAGCAAGAAGAAAGAAGAAGAGGGAATTACTCCGGAACCTTGA
- a CDS encoding ABC transporter ATP-binding protein has protein sequence MKTVFSYAKPYKWPILIALFLMLTELMVELIQPLLIAKIIDDGILAKDVGVVWTWGSVMMGLAFVAFFSGAINSYFAAHAAQGFAFDLRQALFRQVQSFSMATFLRFPTAGLITRLTSDVTMAQNVLFMSLRIMMRAPLLVIGSLIMAFLVNVKLALYLVVGAPVLLIFLFIMARKGVGYFSTVQRRLDRVNRVIQENLQAVRLIKAYLRGMYEASRFSKVAGALRKDTVKAMRMMELILPVLLFIMNVSLMAVLWFGAIEIGNGDAQVGELVAIVNYAMRMTGAFSMFAFIISAFSRAKASSERMEEVLLADEDLENHDMESSGIGDLEGDLRFENVSFRYPGKPEPILDKVSFHVTPGEKLAIMGATGSGKSTLLNLIPRMFEPTEGKIYVGGIEVKEWALKELRDTIGLVPQQSILFTGSILENLSWGDSDAEPDELIEAAMKAQIHESIDLFPQKYGTRVGQKGVNLSGGQKQRLSIARALVRKPSILILDDSTSALDVKTENALWDALKEEAATMLVVTQKVQTAKGADQILLLDEGKVVGYGTHADLMKQSALYRKIAESQSEEEVAADVANNS, from the coding sequence ATGAAGACTGTTTTTTCATATGCAAAGCCGTACAAATGGCCGATACTCATAGCCTTGTTCCTCATGCTGACGGAGCTGATGGTAGAGTTGATCCAGCCTTTATTGATAGCAAAAATCATCGACGACGGCATATTGGCGAAAGATGTCGGCGTCGTTTGGACATGGGGGAGCGTCATGATGGGTCTGGCGTTCGTCGCATTCTTTTCCGGGGCGATCAATTCCTACTTCGCTGCCCATGCCGCGCAAGGCTTTGCGTTTGATTTGCGCCAGGCTTTATTCCGCCAAGTGCAGTCATTCTCCATGGCCACCTTTTTACGATTCCCAACAGCAGGATTGATCACGCGGTTGACGAGCGATGTGACGATGGCGCAAAACGTCCTGTTCATGTCGCTGCGGATCATGATGCGTGCGCCATTACTCGTGATCGGAAGCTTGATCATGGCATTTCTCGTCAATGTGAAGCTAGCGCTATACCTCGTTGTTGGAGCGCCGGTCCTGCTTATATTTCTCTTCATTATGGCGAGAAAAGGGGTCGGCTACTTTTCAACGGTACAACGCAGGCTCGACCGGGTGAACCGCGTCATCCAGGAAAACTTGCAGGCGGTCCGGCTCATCAAAGCGTATTTACGCGGCATGTACGAAGCGAGCAGATTTTCAAAAGTTGCCGGGGCGCTCCGCAAAGATACCGTTAAAGCGATGCGGATGATGGAGCTCATTTTGCCCGTACTCCTGTTCATTATGAACGTCAGCTTGATGGCGGTCCTTTGGTTCGGTGCCATCGAGATTGGCAACGGTGACGCGCAAGTCGGGGAGCTTGTTGCGATTGTCAACTATGCGATGCGGATGACGGGTGCGTTTTCAATGTTTGCATTTATCATTAGTGCATTCTCCAGGGCGAAGGCATCCTCCGAACGGATGGAGGAAGTGCTGCTGGCGGATGAGGATTTGGAAAACCACGACATGGAAAGTTCGGGTATTGGGGATTTGGAAGGGGACCTCCGTTTCGAAAACGTCTCTTTCCGTTATCCAGGAAAGCCGGAACCGATTTTGGACAAAGTGTCCTTCCATGTGACACCAGGGGAGAAGCTCGCCATCATGGGAGCAACCGGTTCGGGGAAATCGACGCTCCTCAATCTCATTCCACGCATGTTCGAACCGACGGAAGGGAAGATTTACGTCGGCGGAATCGAAGTGAAGGAGTGGGCGTTGAAAGAGTTGCGCGATACCATCGGACTCGTCCCGCAGCAATCGATCCTGTTCACGGGATCCATATTGGAAAACCTCTCATGGGGGGATAGCGATGCGGAACCTGATGAGTTGATTGAAGCGGCGATGAAGGCGCAAATCCATGAATCGATCGATTTATTCCCGCAGAAGTATGGAACGCGTGTCGGACAGAAAGGGGTCAACCTGTCCGGCGGGCAAAAACAACGGCTATCGATCGCGCGGGCGCTCGTCCGGAAGCCTTCGATCCTCATACTCGACGACAGTACGAGCGCATTGGATGTCAAAACGGAAAATGCATTATGGGATGCGCTGAAAGAGGAAGCGGCAACGATGCTCGTCGTCACGCAAAAAGTGCAGACGGCGAAAGGGGCGGACCAGATCCTCCTATTGGATGAAGGAAAGGTCGTCGGATATGGCACGCATGCCGATCTCATGAAGCAATCGGCATTGTACCGGAAAATAGCCGAATCCCAATCGGAAGAGGAGGTGGCTGCCGATGTTGCGAACAATTCGTAA
- a CDS encoding ABC transporter ATP-binding protein: MLRTIRKPFGYEPIIKKEDIKGPGKKKVERANDWKSVLLRIWKLVDEQRGLLILVLALVLVSSALALLGPFLIGKIIDTHIIPMEFDGLGMKIGTLIAIYAGLSLALYFQSFWMVGIAQQTIFRLRTSLFSHLQKLPVTFFDKRQHGELMSRVTNDIENVSQTLNSSFIQVFSSILTLSGTLAVMLYLSPILTLLTMFIVPVMFIAIRWITRRTGLLFKEQQQAVGQLNGMIEETISGQRIIKAFSQEERVMEEFAEKSDRLRRTGFWALTYSGFIPKVMNMLNNAAFAIVAGIGGLLALKGDGIVTIGTIVIFSEYARQFTRPLNDLSNQFNTVLSAIAGAERVFKIMNEPIEQDDAVRHADTVLAGDVEFRNVSFGYSVDTDGYTVEDISFHVKPGETAAFVGATGAGKTTIMQLLARFYEANEGQILIDGISIKELPRQTLRSQMAFVLQDPFLFEATVMENIRYGKLDATDEEVIEAAKKANAHSFISRLENGYDTILTADGGEISQGQKQLLSIARALVADPVLLLLDEATSSIDTVTELEIQEALDRLMEGRTSFVIAHRLNTVRKADTVYVMGQGKLIESGSQEELIEQQGVYYTMLKDSKI, encoded by the coding sequence ATGTTGCGAACAATTCGTAAGCCGTTCGGATATGAACCGATCATCAAGAAAGAGGATATTAAAGGTCCTGGAAAAAAGAAAGTGGAGCGGGCGAATGATTGGAAATCGGTGCTCCTTAGAATTTGGAAGCTTGTCGATGAACAGCGGGGGCTGCTTATCCTCGTGCTTGCTCTCGTACTCGTCAGCTCGGCTCTTGCATTGCTCGGCCCATTCCTAATCGGAAAAATCATTGATACGCATATCATTCCGATGGAGTTCGATGGGTTAGGAATGAAGATCGGTACGCTGATCGCCATTTACGCGGGACTGTCGCTTGCCCTATATTTCCAAAGCTTCTGGATGGTCGGGATTGCACAGCAGACGATCTTCAGGTTGAGGACAAGTCTGTTTTCCCATCTTCAGAAGCTGCCTGTCACGTTTTTCGACAAGAGGCAGCACGGCGAATTAATGAGCCGTGTGACGAATGACATCGAAAACGTCAGCCAGACGCTCAATTCGTCTTTCATCCAAGTGTTCTCGAGCATTTTGACATTGTCAGGGACGCTCGCGGTCATGCTGTACCTCAGCCCCATTTTGACATTGCTGACGATGTTCATCGTCCCGGTCATGTTCATCGCGATTCGGTGGATTACCCGCCGGACGGGATTGCTGTTCAAGGAGCAGCAGCAGGCGGTCGGTCAATTGAATGGGATGATTGAGGAGACGATTTCGGGACAGCGCATCATCAAAGCGTTCTCACAGGAAGAACGCGTCATGGAGGAATTCGCGGAGAAGAGCGATCGACTGCGACGGACGGGATTCTGGGCGTTGACGTATTCGGGATTCATTCCAAAAGTGATGAATATGCTGAACAACGCGGCGTTCGCCATCGTTGCGGGCATCGGTGGATTGCTAGCCCTTAAAGGGGACGGGATCGTCACGATTGGTACGATCGTCATCTTTTCTGAGTACGCGCGCCAATTCACGAGGCCGCTCAATGATCTGTCCAACCAATTTAATACCGTCCTTTCGGCAATCGCGGGAGCGGAACGGGTATTTAAAATTATGAATGAACCGATCGAGCAGGACGATGCGGTCAGGCATGCGGACACCGTTTTAGCGGGGGACGTCGAGTTCAGGAATGTGTCATTCGGCTATTCGGTCGACACGGACGGCTATACGGTCGAAGATATTTCATTCCACGTCAAGCCTGGCGAGACAGCGGCATTCGTTGGAGCGACAGGAGCAGGAAAGACGACGATCATGCAGCTCCTAGCCCGCTTCTACGAGGCGAATGAAGGGCAGATCCTCATCGACGGAATATCGATCAAGGAACTGCCGCGTCAAACATTGCGCAGCCAAATGGCATTCGTTCTACAAGATCCGTTTTTATTCGAAGCGACCGTCATGGAAAACATCCGGTACGGCAAGCTCGACGCCACCGACGAAGAAGTGATCGAGGCTGCGAAAAAGGCGAATGCCCACAGTTTCATCTCAAGGCTTGAGAACGGATACGATACCATCCTGACAGCGGACGGCGGCGAAATTTCCCAAGGACAGAAGCAATTGCTTTCCATCGCGAGGGCGCTCGTCGCGGATCCTGTATTGCTATTGCTCGACGAGGCGACAAGCAGCATCGACACCGTCACGGAGCTTGAAATCCAGGAGGCGCTTGACCGTCTGATGGAAGGGAGGACGAGCTTTGTCATCGCCCACAGACTGAATACGGTGCGGAAAGCTGACACCGTCTATGTCATGGGGCAAGGGAAACTCATCGAATCCGGCAGCCAAGAGGAATTGATCGAACAACAAGGGGTTTATTATACGATGTTGAAGGATTCGAAAATATAA
- a CDS encoding YusW family protein — protein MRNNVKAVMLFLVAVLVLGACGNASKNADDPRREDATIIYEDDKEGGTLNTGDGYGFNKFDLEIEVDGKDVIDVEYEVAKNHEAKYVNKLAGLNLRDQEAFNKLDPFFVKFTTKKSMDEKDVMDNIMEWFGLDTYTKFDLEIDFDDGTKMDIEDRN, from the coding sequence ATGAGGAACAATGTGAAGGCCGTCATGCTCTTTTTAGTTGCCGTGCTTGTTTTGGGCGCGTGCGGAAATGCGAGCAAGAATGCAGATGATCCTAGGCGGGAAGATGCGACGATTATCTATGAAGATGACAAGGAAGGCGGCACGTTGAATACAGGAGACGGGTACGGTTTCAATAAGTTCGATTTGGAGATAGAGGTTGATGGGAAAGATGTCATTGACGTGGAGTATGAAGTAGCAAAAAATCATGAGGCCAAGTATGTGAATAAGTTGGCGGGCTTGAATTTGAGGGATCAGGAAGCTTTCAATAAACTGGATCCGTTTTTCGTAAAATTCACGACGAAAAAGAGCATGGATGAAAAAGATGTCATGGACAATATTATGGAATGGTTTGGACTGGATACGTACACGAAATTCGATTTGGAAATCGATTTTGATGATGGCACGAAAATGGATATTGAAGATCGAAATTGA
- a CDS encoding DUF2804 domain-containing protein, translating to MLNPEAIGFARRPFIISNLKGHFMRKKKWNYWCVFGEDLLFSATISHLDYAAVCSVYLLDYETQRFYEKQVVLPIGRKVKMPEDVLESVKFVNEQISVQLVHMQGETHLSVTIPDFDNEVLHADLHITHPDGDDSLNVVIPRNRDRFQFTAKHHTLPTAGFVKIGEKRYNFNPDYSFSVLNFARGVWPREAEWNWALASQRLGGRRIGLNFGGKWTDGTGMTENAVFVDGVMTKVHEDVIFTYDKDNFMHPWHIGTKFSDHVDLTFSPFFERTAKTNAQLVQTNVNQLVGYFNGRVKLHDGSTLRIRQMLGCAEDHRAKW from the coding sequence ATGTTAAATCCCGAAGCGATTGGATTTGCCCGCCGTCCTTTCATTATAAGCAATTTAAAAGGCCATTTCATGCGGAAGAAGAAATGGAATTATTGGTGTGTTTTCGGCGAGGACCTTCTATTTTCCGCGACGATCAGCCATTTGGATTATGCGGCTGTCTGTTCGGTCTATTTGCTTGATTATGAGACGCAGCGCTTCTATGAGAAGCAAGTTGTGCTGCCGATCGGGCGGAAGGTGAAGATGCCGGAGGACGTGCTCGAGAGCGTGAAATTCGTCAATGAGCAGATTTCCGTCCAGCTTGTGCATATGCAAGGAGAAACCCATCTATCTGTGACAATACCCGACTTTGATAATGAAGTGCTTCATGCCGACCTACATATTACGCATCCGGACGGAGACGATTCGTTGAACGTCGTCATCCCCCGCAACCGTGACCGGTTCCAATTCACGGCTAAGCACCATACGTTGCCGACAGCGGGCTTCGTGAAAATCGGGGAGAAACGGTATAATTTCAATCCTGATTATAGCTTTTCCGTTTTGAATTTTGCACGCGGTGTTTGGCCACGCGAAGCGGAGTGGAATTGGGCGCTGGCATCCCAGCGTTTAGGCGGACGGCGCATTGGTTTGAACTTCGGCGGGAAATGGACGGACGGCACGGGCATGACCGAAAATGCGGTGTTCGTAGACGGCGTCATGACGAAGGTTCATGAAGATGTCATTTTCACGTACGACAAGGACAATTTCATGCATCCTTGGCATATCGGGACAAAGTTCTCCGACCATGTTGACTTGACGTTCTCCCCTTTCTTTGAACGGACTGCCAAGACGAATGCGCAGCTTGTCCAAACGAACGTCAACCAACTCGTCGGCTATTTCAACGGCCGTGTCAAGCTGCACGACGGTTCGACCCTTAGAATCAGGCAAATGCTCGGTTGTGCAGAAGATCACCGAGCGAAATGGTAG
- a CDS encoding helix-turn-helix transcriptional regulator: MITTDQERDVFVAIADPTRRKLIRLLAASDELALFELTAHFQMGRTAVSKHLAILKEADLVKNRKIGRETRYRLNAAPLQEVKDWLAFYEEFWTESAAKLKNILEE, translated from the coding sequence TTGATTACTACTGACCAAGAGCGTGATGTTTTTGTAGCCATTGCAGATCCTACTAGACGAAAGTTAATCCGGTTACTAGCGGCCTCGGATGAGCTTGCACTTTTCGAATTAACTGCTCATTTTCAGATGGGGCGTACTGCGGTTTCTAAACATTTGGCTATTCTTAAAGAGGCTGATTTAGTGAAGAACCGTAAAATTGGCAGAGAAACAAGGTATCGTTTGAACGCAGCTCCCTTACAGGAAGTGAAAGATTGGCTAGCCTTTTACGAGGAATTTTGGACGGAAAGTGCGGCAAAACTAAAGAATATTTTGGAGGAATAA
- a CDS encoding SRPBCC domain-containing protein, translated as MADLSLDFQFKSSINKVWDALTNSETLAKWVMENNFKPIIGYKCQFRNEAIGLVVESEVLEVDEPTKLSYTWVGGPINTIVTWTLKQEGETTYLHLEHSGFEAENQAAFNGAKYGWSSMVDKLNNLLEEM; from the coding sequence ATGGCGGATTTATCATTGGATTTTCAATTTAAGAGTTCCATCAATAAAGTATGGGATGCCTTAACGAACTCAGAAACACTTGCGAAATGGGTAATGGAAAATAATTTCAAACCGATTATCGGATATAAATGTCAGTTTCGTAATGAGGCAATCGGTTTAGTAGTAGAGAGTGAAGTATTGGAAGTGGACGAGCCTACTAAATTATCTTACACATGGGTTGGTGGGCCGATCAATACAATCGTTACATGGACATTAAAGCAAGAGGGTGAAACAACCTACTTACATCTTGAACACTCTGGATTTGAAGCGGAAAATCAAGCAGCGTTCAACGGCGCGAAATATGGTTGGTCAAGTATGGTAGACAAACTGAATAACCTGTTAGAGGAAATGTAA